Proteins encoded together in one Cellulomonas gilvus ATCC 13127 window:
- a CDS encoding ATP-binding protein, whose protein sequence is MSVLGDIEFHPWQCIAELIDNAFDDFLRQPSDQRPDQPSVWVSLPGRGSTPRDAEVWVRDNGRGMTLPQLRSALRAGWSSNDRFGHLGRFLTPNEPTAGAQPGRMDCRRRSLPLLHRTNAMTSFDPTRLPERTLSKSIEGPDGQAAVKIEALPITSGQRITLTFETVGPRWRQGVFLATAGQLVATGTSSSSLVLWSDSAPARSVIDVADTDGRLVLYNIWDSGRGRGPFESQSATSGMFVETLADRSHRYSCTDIGVEPDFSRLIFRVSIE, encoded by the coding sequence TTGAGCGTCCTCGGCGACATCGAGTTCCACCCCTGGCAGTGCATCGCCGAACTCATCGACAACGCGTTCGACGACTTCCTGCGGCAACCGTCTGACCAGCGCCCGGACCAGCCGAGCGTCTGGGTCTCTCTGCCGGGCCGGGGAAGCACCCCGCGCGACGCCGAGGTATGGGTCCGGGACAACGGTCGAGGTATGACCCTTCCTCAGCTGCGCAGCGCACTGCGCGCTGGGTGGTCCAGCAACGACCGGTTCGGCCACCTCGGGAGATTCCTGACGCCGAACGAGCCCACGGCGGGCGCACAACCAGGCAGGATGGACTGCCGCCGTCGATCCCTACCGCTTCTACACAGGACCAACGCCATGACCTCATTCGACCCGACAAGACTCCCCGAGAGGACTCTGAGCAAGTCCATTGAGGGCCCCGACGGCCAGGCCGCGGTCAAGATCGAAGCGCTGCCGATCACGAGTGGCCAGAGAATCACTCTCACCTTCGAGACCGTGGGTCCTCGCTGGCGGCAAGGTGTTTTTCTCGCTACCGCCGGCCAGCTTGTCGCAACAGGAACATCGAGCTCATCGCTTGTTCTCTGGAGTGACTCCGCGCCAGCCCGATCAGTGATCGACGTAGCTGATACGGATGGCCGCCTGGTGCTCTACAACATCTGGGACTCAGGCCGCGGCCGCGGTCCATTCGAGTCTCAGAGCGCAACCTCCGGAATGTTCGTCGAGACGCTCGCGGATCGCTCGCATCGCTATTCCTGCACGGACATTGGAGTCGAGCCTGACTTCAGCCGACTGATCTTCAGGGTATCGATCGAGTGA